A single region of the Acidobacteriota bacterium genome encodes:
- a CDS encoding sulfatase-like hydrolase/transferase produces the protein MPDTHPNASRRDRQEEPRRSKEPAATPDADPSGLRRGFGAGILAIAGLSSLAFAQPVYDLLRRAPEFFAIRDLSLGDLLALVLLLAIGPTLALATPAAVFRCLHPSWMRHAIAAPVGLLTAVVALQAIRGLPAAVATMLALAAGAAVATAYIRFPAVRSFATLLSAAAVLVPALLVFDGQVRRSAASPSQAIKADLGDTGARAPVVLVIFDEWSVTSILDAEGVIDRERLPNLARLADRATWFPNATAAADISELAVPAMLTGQRAEQGRLPTLADQPVNLFTMLAASHDIYAIEPITSLCPPEVNLLAEQRAVFSERFGLLLSDLSVVWAHLTVPEVWTEQLPEITHNWSGFGRDQTPAAEADRTDSAARRALRHLRDADRAAEFRFFGDSVRPPGRRPGFYFLHTLLPHRPWEYLASGRTYRSTQNRTHGLQREMWTTEPWPVRHHQKRYLLQVQFIDLLIGELIDKLEALDLFDQSVIAITADHGVAFAPGQSRRVLDTSDPAGYQPMDLAAVPLIIKAPFQEQAIIDDTATSLASLTPRILELAGADPDSIPEFRDTGTPSLVGKYVVNLQLPIDREPWRQARLTEQTTMLGEENDPMAIGAVPGLHGRTISELPQQGSEIGIRLVSPDLWDDVDPAGAALPAIVHGILTGPESLLERSVAVALNGVVAASVRPHQTNSGEIRIAAMLPERLFQPGPNQLDVFLVSDTGDVVTLEHVNRPRRFVYELARDDEGQEELLRRPRSGFDSDVERIPVVLDETKPIGFLEGGHRSGGGFGGWAVDLADPGGIEEVVAFLDGSQVWTGKTTSERRSVANRYGPDHLYSAFSRKLGPGAEPDAESLETIRRQGFEVFAVSRRGVAGRLRFLHAPIEEEGAEEVLPISDGRRLPVLAHGGRFDGSVDLITRTGKSTSIEGWAGDLEDGEPPRRIFVYRDGKYLAALNATNKRLDVAEHYDDQRLLRTGFRGRVPGGPDPATFAERHRVFALMSDGSAVELPIETAPGTEG, from the coding sequence ATGCCGGATACGCACCCGAACGCTTCCAGGCGCGACCGCCAGGAAGAACCGAGACGCTCGAAAGAACCGGCCGCCACGCCCGACGCCGACCCAAGCGGACTGCGCCGGGGCTTCGGCGCCGGCATTCTGGCGATCGCCGGTCTGAGCAGCCTCGCCTTCGCACAGCCGGTCTACGATCTGCTCCGACGGGCACCCGAGTTCTTCGCCATCCGTGATCTCTCTCTGGGCGATCTTCTCGCGCTTGTCCTGCTGTTGGCGATCGGTCCGACGCTTGCGCTCGCGACACCGGCAGCCGTGTTTCGGTGCCTTCATCCATCCTGGATGCGCCACGCGATCGCGGCCCCGGTCGGCCTCCTCACCGCTGTCGTCGCGCTACAGGCGATCCGGGGTCTGCCTGCGGCTGTTGCCACCATGCTCGCGCTGGCGGCCGGAGCCGCCGTGGCCACGGCCTACATTCGGTTTCCGGCGGTGCGCTCCTTCGCAACACTGTTGTCGGCGGCCGCGGTCCTCGTACCGGCACTGCTTGTCTTCGACGGTCAGGTTCGGCGGAGCGCGGCCAGCCCCAGCCAGGCGATCAAGGCCGACCTTGGCGACACTGGCGCTCGCGCACCGGTCGTCCTGGTGATCTTCGACGAGTGGTCAGTCACTTCGATCCTCGACGCCGAGGGAGTAATCGACCGCGAACGGCTTCCCAACCTGGCACGTCTGGCCGATCGGGCCACCTGGTTTCCGAACGCCACCGCGGCGGCTGACATCTCCGAACTCGCGGTTCCGGCGATGCTGACGGGGCAACGGGCCGAGCAGGGGCGGCTTCCGACCCTTGCCGACCAACCGGTCAACCTCTTCACGATGCTCGCCGCCAGCCACGACATCTACGCCATCGAGCCGATCACGTCCCTATGCCCGCCAGAAGTGAACCTGCTCGCCGAGCAACGGGCCGTCTTCAGCGAGCGCTTCGGCCTCCTCCTCTCCGATCTCTCCGTGGTCTGGGCCCACCTCACGGTACCGGAGGTCTGGACGGAACAGCTGCCAGAGATCACACACAACTGGAGCGGCTTCGGTCGGGATCAAACCCCGGCAGCGGAGGCAGATCGAACCGATTCCGCAGCCCGACGGGCTTTACGCCACCTGCGAGACGCTGACCGTGCCGCGGAGTTCCGTTTCTTTGGCGATTCGGTCAGGCCACCCGGACGGCGCCCGGGCTTCTACTTCCTGCATACCCTGCTACCCCACCGCCCGTGGGAGTACCTGGCCTCGGGACGCACCTACCGGTCCACCCAGAACCGGACTCACGGACTCCAACGAGAAATGTGGACGACCGAGCCCTGGCCGGTCCGCCACCACCAGAAGCGGTATCTGCTGCAGGTGCAGTTCATCGACCTGCTGATCGGAGAGCTCATCGACAAGTTGGAGGCACTCGACCTGTTCGATCAAAGCGTCATCGCGATCACTGCGGACCACGGCGTCGCCTTCGCACCAGGACAGTCGCGGCGAGTGTTGGATACGAGCGATCCTGCGGGATACCAGCCCATGGACCTCGCCGCGGTGCCCTTGATCATCAAGGCACCGTTTCAGGAACAGGCAATCATCGACGACACCGCTACTTCCCTGGCTTCCCTGACGCCACGGATCCTCGAACTCGCCGGGGCCGACCCGGATTCCATCCCGGAGTTCCGGGACACCGGAACACCCTCACTGGTTGGCAAGTACGTAGTCAACCTGCAACTTCCGATCGACCGGGAACCCTGGCGGCAGGCACGGCTCACGGAACAGACGACGATGCTGGGGGAAGAGAACGACCCGATGGCGATCGGCGCCGTGCCCGGCCTGCACGGTCGGACGATCTCCGAACTGCCGCAGCAGGGTAGCGAGATCGGCATCCGGCTTGTATCGCCAGACCTCTGGGATGACGTCGATCCGGCCGGGGCAGCGTTGCCAGCCATCGTCCACGGAATCCTCACGGGGCCGGAGTCGCTCCTCGAACGCTCCGTTGCCGTGGCCCTGAATGGGGTCGTCGCTGCCTCTGTACGCCCCCACCAGACCAACTCTGGCGAGATCCGCATCGCGGCGATGCTGCCGGAGCGCCTCTTTCAACCTGGACCCAACCAGCTCGATGTCTTCCTCGTCTCGGACACGGGCGACGTCGTGACGCTCGAGCACGTGAACCGTCCCCGGAGGTTCGTCTATGAACTCGCCCGGGACGACGAAGGTCAGGAGGAGCTGCTGCGGCGTCCCAGGAGCGGCTTCGACTCGGACGTCGAGAGGATTCCCGTGGTCCTGGACGAGACGAAGCCGATCGGCTTCCTGGAGGGTGGCCACCGCTCCGGCGGCGGCTTCGGGGGCTGGGCCGTGGATCTTGCCGATCCCGGCGGCATCGAGGAGGTGGTCGCCTTTCTCGACGGAAGCCAGGTCTGGACCGGAAAGACGACATCCGAGAGACGGAGCGTGGCCAACCGCTACGGTCCGGATCACCTCTACAGCGCGTTCTCCCGGAAGCTTGGACCCGGGGCGGAGCCGGACGCCGAGAGCCTGGAGACGATCCGGCGCCAGGGCTTCGAGGTCTTTGCCGTGTCACGCCGGGGCGTAGCCGGTCGACTGCGGTTCCTACATGCGCCGATCGAGGAGGAGGGCGCTGAAGAAGTCCTGCCCATCAGCGATGGCCGACGGCTGCCGGTGCTGGCGCACGGCGGCCGATTCGACGGCTCGGTCGATCTGATCACCAGGACCGGGAAGTCGACCTCCATCGAGGGCTGGGCCGGCGATCTGGAAGACGGCGAGCCTCCCCGCCGCATCTTCGTGTACCGCGACGGCAAGTATCTGGCCGCTCTGAACGCAACCAACAAGCGCCTTGACGTTGCCGAGCACTACGACGACCAGCGACTGCTGCGGACCGGCTTCCGAGGCAGGGTTCCAGGCGGTCCCGACCCCGCCACGTTCGCCGAACGGCATCGCGTCTTCGCCCTGATGTCCGACGGCTCAGCCGTCGAACTGCCCATAGAAACGGCGCCCGGCACAGAAGGATAG
- a CDS encoding sulfatase-like hydrolase/transferase: MRGRAPASGAEERKPGHGLGAGVLAVAGLSSLAFAQPVYDVLRRAPEFFAIRDLYMGDLLALVAVVAVVPTLALSTPAAVLRFVRPSWIGPAIAAPIGLLTAVIALQAVRSLPAAAATPFALVVGGAVVWAYLRFRAIRTFALLLSAAAVVVPALLVLDRQVRRSTADTAREVPGRLPDTGARAPIVLAIFDEWSLTSILDSEGRIDRERLPNLARLADKATWYPNAAAPADASELSVPAMLTGFRAGQGQLPILAEHPVNLFTVLAPSHDIYALEPVASLCPPALNLLAEQRPAFGQRFGLLISDLTVVWLSLTLPKGWREQLPNVERTWSGFGLDQPAGRREPSADEPVRRALFNVMNSDRAASFRRLVASIGAPSDRPSLHFVHSLLPHTPWEYLPSGRTYHSNRGRIEGLEGQRWTTDPWPVLHARKRYLLQVEFVDQLIGELTSRLESLGLFDESLIAIASDHGTSFRPGESARFPDPLNPSADQLLDVAMVPLLIKAPFQDEARVDERPISLVDLTPRVLELAGAGADEGRSPQAADPSTMVGKYAGNVDIPLQRESWRMREAREQAKLLGEPNEPAAIGVRPDLHGIEVAELTLRDSDVGIRLEAADLWDSVDLSRPVLPARVQGVLTGPESLLDRSAAIALNGVVAATVRPQQDIDGTIRLAALLPERLLRAGFNQIEVFLTSNDVNVSTLEHVKRPPGFIYELAWAEQGRSEALLRRPRSTLNADIVSIPILRRADSQLIGFLEGGHRAGAVHGWATDLTESGTTLEVVAFLQGEQYWAGTTTVERETVADRYGQGHLYSGFSRKPRPSSVQDKEAEAESLKTIRREGFVGYAVSPRGVATRLRFFYAPLEDEDGTEVLPISDGRRLPVMKAGGRFEGAVDLVSKPAKRTLIEGWAADLESGERPRQIVVYRDGKFLVALGTNRVRPDVAEKHRDPRLLRTGFRSSVPGAPEPATFADGHRVFALMLAGSAVELPIREVAETGSQEPVS; encoded by the coding sequence ATGCGCGGTCGCGCCCCTGCCTCTGGAGCCGAGGAACGCAAGCCGGGGCACGGCCTCGGAGCCGGAGTACTCGCAGTAGCGGGTCTGAGCAGTCTCGCCTTCGCGCAGCCGGTCTACGACGTGCTGAGAAGGGCGCCCGAGTTCTTCGCGATCCGGGACCTGTACATGGGCGATCTACTGGCGCTGGTAGCGGTGGTCGCCGTCGTTCCGACTCTTGCGCTCTCGACACCCGCGGCGGTTCTTCGCTTCGTTCGGCCTTCCTGGATCGGCCCTGCGATTGCTGCTCCCATCGGCCTGCTCACGGCGGTGATCGCGCTGCAAGCGGTCCGTTCCCTGCCCGCTGCGGCAGCCACGCCATTTGCGCTGGTGGTCGGCGGCGCCGTTGTCTGGGCTTATCTCCGATTCCGCGCCATCCGCACCTTTGCTCTTCTGCTGTCCGCCGCCGCAGTCGTCGTGCCCGCCCTCCTCGTTCTTGATCGTCAGGTCCGACGGAGCACTGCTGACACCGCTCGGGAGGTTCCAGGCCGCCTCCCCGACACGGGTGCCCGGGCTCCGATCGTTCTGGCCATCTTCGACGAGTGGTCGCTGACCTCGATCCTGGATTCGGAGGGAAGGATCGACCGCGAGCGACTTCCCAATCTGGCCCGGCTCGCCGACAAGGCCACCTGGTACCCGAACGCAGCCGCCCCGGCCGACGCGTCGGAACTCTCCGTCCCAGCCATGCTGACCGGTTTCAGGGCGGGGCAGGGCCAGCTACCGATTCTCGCCGAGCATCCAGTCAACCTCTTTACGGTGCTTGCTCCAAGCCACGACATCTACGCCCTCGAGCCCGTAGCCTCGCTTTGCCCGCCCGCATTGAATCTCCTGGCCGAGCAGCGCCCCGCCTTCGGGCAACGATTCGGTTTGTTGATCTCCGACCTCACCGTTGTCTGGCTCAGCCTGACCTTGCCAAAAGGCTGGAGGGAGCAACTGCCGAACGTCGAACGAACCTGGAGCGGTTTCGGCCTGGATCAACCGGCTGGAAGGCGTGAGCCCTCGGCTGACGAGCCAGTCCGGCGAGCCCTCTTCAACGTCATGAACTCCGACCGGGCCGCCAGCTTCCGTCGGCTCGTGGCTTCGATCGGGGCTCCCTCAGACCGGCCGAGTCTCCACTTCGTGCACTCTCTCCTGCCGCACACTCCCTGGGAGTACCTGCCGTCGGGGCGCACCTACCACTCCAACCGGGGCCGCATCGAGGGACTGGAAGGGCAGCGGTGGACAACAGACCCGTGGCCGGTCCTCCACGCGCGGAAGCGCTACCTCCTCCAGGTCGAGTTCGTCGACCAGCTGATCGGTGAGTTGACGTCCCGGTTGGAATCGCTGGGCCTGTTCGACGAGAGCCTGATCGCTATCGCTTCCGACCACGGCACCTCCTTCCGCCCCGGCGAATCGGCTCGGTTCCCCGATCCGCTGAATCCCTCCGCTGACCAACTCCTGGACGTGGCCATGGTCCCACTCTTGATCAAGGCGCCCTTTCAGGACGAGGCCCGGGTAGACGAGCGGCCTATCTCCCTCGTCGACTTGACGCCCCGCGTGCTGGAACTTGCCGGGGCCGGCGCCGACGAGGGCAGGAGCCCTCAGGCCGCTGATCCGTCAACCATGGTCGGAAAGTACGCGGGCAACGTGGACATCCCGCTCCAGCGCGAGTCCTGGAGGATGAGGGAAGCCCGCGAACAGGCGAAGCTCCTGGGTGAACCGAACGAGCCGGCGGCGATTGGTGTACGCCCCGATCTCCACGGCATCGAAGTCGCGGAACTGACATTGCGGGACAGCGACGTCGGGATCCGGCTCGAGGCAGCAGATCTTTGGGACAGCGTCGATCTCAGTCGTCCCGTACTGCCGGCTCGCGTTCAGGGTGTTCTCACGGGGCCGGAATCGCTGCTCGACCGTTCTGCCGCCATCGCCCTGAACGGTGTAGTCGCCGCCACTGTCCGCCCGCAGCAAGACATTGACGGCACGATCCGGCTCGCGGCGCTCCTGCCGGAACGTCTTCTCCGAGCCGGGTTCAATCAGATCGAGGTGTTCCTGACCTCGAACGATGTCAACGTCTCCACGCTGGAGCATGTGAAGCGCCCCCCCGGCTTCATCTACGAACTTGCCTGGGCCGAACAGGGCCGCAGCGAAGCCCTCCTGCGCCGCCCGAGAAGTACTCTGAACGCCGATATCGTCAGCATTCCAATCCTGCGACGGGCCGACTCTCAACTGATCGGGTTCCTTGAGGGCGGCCATCGAGCCGGCGCCGTCCACGGTTGGGCTACCGATCTCACCGAGTCCGGCACGACCCTGGAGGTCGTCGCGTTCCTCCAGGGGGAACAGTACTGGGCCGGCACCACGACCGTCGAACGAGAAACCGTGGCCGATCGCTACGGTCAGGGACACTTGTACAGCGGTTTCTCCCGGAAGCCCCGTCCTTCTTCCGTGCAAGACAAGGAAGCGGAAGCCGAATCTCTGAAGACGATCCGGCGCGAGGGTTTCGTCGGCTACGCAGTGTCGCCCCGGGGCGTAGCGACGCGCCTTCGGTTCTTCTACGCACCGCTCGAAGACGAGGACGGCACCGAGGTACTGCCGATCAGTGACGGTCGCCGGCTACCCGTGATGAAGGCCGGCGGGCGCTTCGAGGGCGCGGTCGACCTCGTCTCGAAGCCGGCGAAGCGGACGTTGATCGAGGGCTGGGCGGCAGACCTCGAAAGCGGCGAACGACCCCGCCAGATCGTGGTGTATCGCGATGGCAAGTTCCTCGTCGCATTGGGCACCAACCGGGTCCGCCCCGACGTTGCGGAGAAGCACCGGGATCCCCGGCTGCTGCGCACCGGCTTCAGAAGTTCTGTCCCGGGAGCTCCCGAACCGGCAACCTTCGCCGACGGTCACCGGGTCTTTGCCCTGATGCTTGCTGGTTCCGCCGTCGAGCTGCCGATCAGGGAGGTGGCAGAGACCGGGTCACAGGAACCGGTTTCTTGA
- a CDS encoding sulfatase-like hydrolase/transferase — MSESHLATSGQARKEDQGNVPVPTATHDTDRRGLHQSLGAGVLAIAGLSSLAFAQPVYDLLRRTPEFFAIRSLYIGDLLALVVVLAVGPTVALAAPAATLRFLRPSWIRPAIAAPVGLLAAVIVLQALRSLPAAVATTVALSTGAIVAWVYIRFRPARSFATLVSAAAVVVPALLLFDSEVRRSAAGPSHTTAVDLVDTGARAPVVMVVFDEWSLISILDSEGAIDRERLPNLARLADQATWYPNTTAASDGTYLSVTGMLTGQPPERGWLPTAAEHPVNLFTLLAPSHDTFAVEPVTSLCPPDLNELRGQRTSFRERFELLIADLTVVWLNLTVPASWTERLPEVTHTWSGFGLEQTDAPTAEASAVPGQRAVRHLRDADRAAGFRGFTDSIRPAGRRPGFYFLHTLLPHLPWEYLPSGRTYNRFTRDRIHGLERGVWTGDSWPVRHDRKRYLLQVQFTDLLIGELIERLESLDLFDRSVIVITADHGVAFEPGRQRRYAGKGDVSGFHFLDVAAVPLIIKAPLQRQAAIDNTVTSLVSLTPRILELAGAKADSIPQFRDAGTASLVGRYAGHLELPIDREPWRQARLTEQTAMLGEENDPMAIGAVPGLHGQTISELPRRNSDVSIRIEAHHLWDDVDPDGASLPAIVHGVLTGPESLLERSVAVALNGIVAASVRPHRTSSGEIRIAALLPERLFQHGSNQLDVFLISDRNDVATLELVNRPQSFFYELARDDEGQEQLLRRPKSGFNTDVETIPVVQDTGGIVGFLEGGHRYSGGFGGWVVDLADPGGIEEVVAFLDGNQVWTGRTTTERQSVADRYGPEHLYSGLPRRVRSGVAADARSLETIRRQGFEILAVSRRGVAGRLRFLHAPIAEEGGEEVLPISDGRRLPVLAHGGRFDGSVDLISKTGRSTSIEGWAGDLDQGEPPLRVVVYRDGKYLAAVNTNNKRPDVAGHYDDQRLLRTGFRGRVPGGPDPATFAERHRVFALMPDGSAVELPIQAAPGTEPARPSS; from the coding sequence ATGTCGGAATCGCACTTGGCCACCTCTGGCCAAGCCCGGAAGGAAGACCAGGGGAACGTCCCAGTACCGACCGCCACGCACGACACGGACCGACGTGGACTGCACCAGAGCCTTGGCGCCGGTGTGCTGGCGATCGCCGGTCTGAGCAGCCTCGCGTTCGCACAGCCGGTCTACGATCTGCTCCGGCGGACGCCGGAGTTCTTCGCCATCCGAAGCCTCTACATCGGGGATCTTCTGGCGCTTGTCGTCGTTCTCGCGGTGGGCCCGACAGTGGCGCTCGCGGCACCGGCCGCCACGCTCCGGTTCCTCCGTCCTTCCTGGATTCGACCCGCGATCGCGGCTCCCGTCGGTCTGCTCGCCGCGGTGATCGTCCTGCAGGCGCTGCGGAGTCTGCCCGCGGCCGTTGCCACGACCGTCGCCCTGTCCACCGGAGCCATCGTGGCCTGGGTCTACATCCGGTTTCGACCCGCTCGGTCCTTTGCAACGCTGGTGTCGGCCGCTGCCGTCGTGGTGCCGGCGCTCCTCCTCTTCGACAGTGAGGTCCGCCGTAGCGCGGCCGGTCCAAGCCACACAACGGCGGTGGACCTGGTCGACACCGGTGCGCGAGCGCCTGTTGTCATGGTCGTCTTCGACGAGTGGTCGCTCATATCCATCCTCGACTCCGAAGGTGCGATCGACCGTGAGCGCCTGCCGAATCTGGCGCGCCTTGCCGATCAAGCCACCTGGTATCCGAACACCACGGCCGCTTCTGACGGCACGTACCTCTCGGTCACCGGGATGCTGACCGGCCAGCCGCCCGAGAGAGGCTGGCTTCCCACGGCCGCCGAGCACCCGGTCAACCTGTTCACGTTGCTCGCACCGAGTCACGACACATTTGCCGTCGAACCGGTCACTTCGCTCTGCCCGCCCGACCTGAACGAACTGCGCGGACAACGGACGTCATTCAGGGAACGCTTCGAGCTCCTGATCGCCGACCTCACGGTGGTCTGGCTCAACTTGACCGTGCCCGCGAGCTGGACCGAGCGGCTGCCGGAAGTCACCCACACCTGGAGTGGCTTCGGGTTGGAACAGACGGATGCACCGACCGCGGAAGCGTCCGCTGTCCCCGGGCAGCGGGCTGTACGTCACCTGCGGGACGCTGATCGTGCAGCAGGGTTCCGCGGTTTCACCGACTCGATCCGGCCGGCCGGCCGGCGACCGGGCTTCTACTTCCTGCACACGTTGCTGCCACATCTCCCATGGGAGTACCTACCCTCCGGCCGCACCTACAACCGCTTCACCCGTGACCGCATCCACGGCCTCGAGCGAGGGGTCTGGACCGGCGACTCCTGGCCGGTCCGCCACGACCGGAAACGGTATCTGCTGCAGGTGCAGTTCACCGACCTCCTGATCGGAGAGCTGATCGAGAGGCTGGAATCGCTCGATCTGTTCGACCGGAGCGTCATCGTGATCACGGCGGACCATGGCGTCGCCTTCGAGCCCGGCCGACAGCGCCGGTACGCGGGCAAGGGGGACGTTTCCGGCTTCCACTTCCTGGACGTCGCGGCCGTGCCTCTGATCATCAAGGCGCCGCTCCAGCGTCAGGCGGCCATCGACAACACAGTCACTTCCCTGGTTTCCCTGACTCCTCGAATCCTCGAACTCGCGGGCGCCAAGGCGGATTCGATCCCGCAGTTCCGGGACGCGGGAACAGCTTCCCTGGTCGGCAGATACGCCGGCCACCTGGAGCTTCCGATCGACCGGGAACCCTGGCGGCAGGCACGGCTCACGGAGCAGACAGCAATGCTGGGGGAAGAGAACGACCCGATGGCGATCGGCGCCGTTCCCGGCCTGCACGGTCAAACGATCTCCGAGCTGCCGCGCCGGAACAGCGACGTCAGCATCCGGATCGAAGCTCACCACCTCTGGGACGATGTCGATCCTGACGGGGCGTCGTTGCCAGCCATCGTCCATGGAGTCCTCACGGGGCCGGAATCGCTCCTCGAACGATCCGTTGCCGTGGCACTGAACGGGATCGTCGCTGCCTCAGTTCGCCCCCACCGAACCAGCTCCGGCGAGATCCGTATCGCGGCGTTACTGCCGGAGCGCCTCTTTCAACACGGATCCAACCAACTCGATGTCTTCCTCATCTCGGACCGGAACGATGTCGCGACACTCGAGCTGGTCAACCGTCCCCAGAGTTTCTTCTACGAACTCGCCCGGGACGACGAAGGTCAGGAGCAGCTGCTGCGGCGGCCCAAGAGCGGCTTCAACACGGATGTCGAGACGATTCCCGTGGTCCAGGATACCGGGGGAATCGTCGGCTTCCTCGAAGGTGGCCACCGCTACAGCGGCGGCTTCGGGGGCTGGGTCGTGGATCTTGCCGATCCCGGCGGCATCGAGGAGGTGGTCGCCTTTCTCGACGGCAACCAGGTCTGGACTGGCAGAACGACCACCGAGAGACAGAGCGTGGCCGATCGCTATGGCCCTGAGCACCTCTACAGCGGGCTCCCCCGGAGGGTTCGATCCGGAGTGGCGGCGGATGCCAGGAGCCTGGAGACGATCCGGCGGCAGGGCTTCGAGATTCTTGCCGTATCGCGCCGGGGGGTTGCCGGTCGACTGCGGTTCCTCCACGCCCCGATCGCGGAGGAGGGCGGCGAAGAAGTCCTGCCCATCAGCGATGGCCGGCGGCTGCCGGTGCTGGCGCACGGCGGTCGCTTCGACGGCTCGGTCGATCTGATCAGCAAGACCGGGAGGTCGACGTCCATCGAAGGCTGGGCCGGCGATCTTGACCAGGGGGAGCCTCCCCTTCGGGTCGTCGTGTACCGCGACGGCAAGTACCTGGCCGCTGTGAACACCAACAACAAGCGGCCCGACGTTGCCGGGCACTACGACGACCAGCGACTGCTGCGGACCGGCTTCCGAGGCAGGGTTCCCGGAGGTCCCGACCCCGCCACCTTTGCCGAACGGCACCGCGTCTTCGCCCTGATGCCCGACGGCTCAGCCGTCGAACTTCCCATACAAGCGGCGCCCGGCACGGAACCCGCACGGCCCAGTTCATGA